CAGTGCCACCGCGACGGCGAGCAGCCCCCAGGGCAGCCACCGCCAGCGTCTCCGCGCTGCTTCGGTCCGCGCGTCGTCCATGGCCCGCGAGGCTAGCGGTGCCCCGGGGGTGGGCGGCAAGGTGGGCGCCGTGCGACACCCCCGGAGGGCCCGCCGCGTGGCCCCACCGCGTCAGGCCGGGGCCGCTCCGGACGGTTTCTTCCACAGGGGCAGTCGCAGCACGAAGCGCGAGCCGGGGCCTTCCTCCATCGTCGGCTCCACGGACAGCTCGCCTCCGTGCGCGCGGGCGAGCTGCCGGGAGATGTAGAGGCCCAGGCCCAGGCTCGCGCGCGCGTGCGCGCCGGTGGCGCGGGTGAAGCGCTCGAAGATGCGCTCGCGGGCCTCCGGAGGAATGCCAGGGCCCCAGTCCCGCACGGCGATGACGGCCATGTCCCCGTCGCGCTCCACGTACAGCTCCACCGGCAGGCCCGGCGCGTACTTCATCGCGTTGGTGAGCAGGTTCATCAGCACCTGCTCCACGCGCGGCCGGTCCGCCTGGGCCACCACCGGCGCGTCCGCGTGCACCACCGCCACGCAGCCCGCGGTGGCCAGCGCGTCCTCCATCCGCGCCACCAGCGCGTGCACCAGCGCGGACAGCTCCACCGCGCCCAGCTCCAGCGACATCTGCCCGGTGCCCAGCCGCGCCACGTCGAACAGGTGCGTCACCAGCCGCGTCAGCCGGTCCGCCTGCCGCAGCGCGCCCGCGAGCCCCTGGCCCAGCCGCTCCGACTCCTCCATCGGCACCTTGTCCAGCGTGCGCTGCAGGGACGACAGCTGCAGGTGCAGCGCGGACAGGGGCGTGCGCAGCTCGTGCGTCGCCACCGCCACGAACTCGTCGCGCGCGGCCACGGCCTGCTCCGCCTGCCGGTACAGCCGGGCGTTGTCCACCGCGAGCGCGGCCCTCCAGGCCAGGTCCTCCAGTTGGGACAGGTCGCGCGTGTTGAAGCGCCGCGTGGGGGAGCACGTCGCGGCGCTCACGATGCCCAGCGTCCGCCCGCGCGCCACCAGCGGGACGACCATCACCGAGCGCGGCATCAACTTCTCCACGATGTCCCGGTGCTCCTCGTCCAGGGCGAAGGCCCGCACCGCGGCCTCATCCACCTCCGCCACCAGCGCCGAGCGGCCCGTCTCCAGCACCTGGCGCAGGAGCGTGTTGCTGCCGGGAGGCGGCGCGAAGGGCATCGACTTCTCCAGCTGGGCCTGGAGGGCGTCGCCCCGGGCGCGGCGCTCCACGCGCTCCAGGTGCTCGCCGTCCTCCCCCAGCATGTCCACCAGGCAGTAGTCCGCCAGCTGCGCCACCACCAGCTCCGCGACGTTGCGCACGGTGGTGCGCCAGTCCAGCGACGTGGCCAGCCGCGTGGTGGCGTCCGTGAGGAAGCGCAGGTGGTCCTCCATGCGGCGCTGGTCGGTGATTTCGCGCACCACGCCGCCCACGCCCAGCAGCTCGCGGCGGGTGCGCACGGGGAAGTACGTGGCCAGGAAGGTGCGCGGCTCCGGGCCCGCGACGTACTCCACCCGGTCGTCCACCACGGCCACCTCCGAGGTCAGCACCCGGCGCAGCAGGTCCTGGATGGGGTTTCCCGCTTCGCCCATCAGCTCGCGCGGCGTGCGGCCCAGGTGCTCCTCCAGGGGGATGCCGTTGTTCGCCGCGATGACCTTGTTGAGCCGCACGTAGCGCAGGTCCTGGTCCACGAAGCCCATGCCCACCGGCGACGCGGCGAAGAAGGACTCCAGCATGGCCGCCGACGCGTCGCGCTCGCGCAGGGCCACCTTCGCCTCGCGGTACAGCCGGGCGCTCTCCACCGCCAGCGCCGCCCGGCGCGCGAACTCCGTGGCGTACCCCAGGTCCCGCCGGGTGTAGCGCCGCGCGGGGGACACGGAGACCAGGTTGATGAGGCCGAAGCGGCGCTGCCCCACCGCCAGGGGCAGCAGCATGGTGGAGCGCGGCCCCAGCTGCTCCAGCAGCGCGCGGTGCTCGGCCGAAAGGGCCACCCGGTCCAGCCACCGGGAGGTGACGTCCGCC
This Corallococcus silvisoli DNA region includes the following protein-coding sequences:
- a CDS encoding sensor histidine kinase yields the protein MRHEWLRTVLQLLPVGVIIADTGGRLLAANAAADALWGADALAEMNLERYGLFEAYWPGTGKRLSGEEWALARTLRTRQTVSNEEVDIVGRDATRHTILNSAAPLYSVEGDLVGAVNINVDITERKATERAEFFVSEASRLLAESLDWETTLKAVGRLATVEWADYCMVDVLDGDGDLHRLAVSARDPRRQELLERLMPFAPRTDSDTPLARVFARGKPVLVADVTSRWLDRVALSAEHRALLEQLGPRSTMLLPLAVGQRRFGLINLVSVSPARRYTRRDLGYATEFARRAALAVESARLYREAKVALRERDASAAMLESFFAASPVGMGFVDQDLRYVRLNKVIAANNGIPLEEHLGRTPRELMGEAGNPIQDLLRRVLTSEVAVVDDRVEYVAGPEPRTFLATYFPVRTRRELLGVGGVVREITDQRRMEDHLRFLTDATTRLATSLDWRTTVRNVAELVVAQLADYCLVDMLGEDGEHLERVERRARGDALQAQLEKSMPFAPPPGSNTLLRQVLETGRSALVAEVDEAAVRAFALDEEHRDIVEKLMPRSVMVVPLVARGRTLGIVSAATCSPTRRFNTRDLSQLEDLAWRAALAVDNARLYRQAEQAVAARDEFVAVATHELRTPLSALHLQLSSLQRTLDKVPMEESERLGQGLAGALRQADRLTRLVTHLFDVARLGTGQMSLELGAVELSALVHALVARMEDALATAGCVAVVHADAPVVAQADRPRVEQVLMNLLTNAMKYAPGLPVELYVERDGDMAVIAVRDWGPGIPPEARERIFERFTRATGAHARASLGLGLYISRQLARAHGGELSVEPTMEEGPGSRFVLRLPLWKKPSGAAPA